The genomic window AACGTTGATTCAATCCAGATGGATAATGGCTCTTTAATAAATGACTCGAATTTTGGGGAAAGCTTATAATCGGGTTGTAAAAGCTGTTTTTTTAATGACTCTATCAAATTGGGATCGTTGATCTTAATATCTGGTGTTACTCTTTTTACCGTTTCGCCGATTACATTTGACGGCTTGACCGTTGTTCCAAAAATTTGAGATGCAACCTCGGCTATATTTTTCTGCTGTTCACCAAAGTCTCCTTTTCCCGCCAGTGTTGCAGAGGTGCCTATACACTGTAAGTGATAAGCTGCAAAAGCCTCTCGAACCCTCCGCACCAGAAACGAAACATCCGCACCTTGCCGTCCGCGATATGTGTGCAGCCAGTATCCAATACCAAATAATTCAAACCGGATGCTGCTTCAATTAGTTTTCTTTCGTCCAATCGGGTCAGAATGAGTTCCAGCATGACATAATTTGTCAGTAAAATGTCCGGCGGATTTTTTATGATTTCCCTTCTGGTTTCATCTGACTCTTGTCCCGTATACTTTGCAAACTTGACCGGATAATTATTTTTAGAATATCCCCATTGGATGAACTTTTCCAATTCCCCAAATTGACTATTGGCCAATGCATTCATCGGGTAAACTATAATAGCTTTAATACCTTTACCCGATCCCTGTCTGACGATACTGTCAACAATGGGGATGATATAAGCGAGACTCTTGCCGGAACCTGTTCCAGTGGTTAATACATAAGAATCATTAGACTGTGCTGTTTTTATAGCCTGGGCTTGATGAAGATGAAGATGTAATGGTTTGCCTTTATCTTGTGCATCAGATTTTTTTCTGAATATTCGTCTGCATTCCGGATGCAATACATTCTGATCAACCAGTTCATCCACCCATTCACCGGATTCGAATGAGGGATTGAGTTGAATCAAGGGTTCAGGCCACAGACTCCCTTGCTGTAGCTTTCGGCTCACATACTCATTGATCTGAGTATCCTGAATTTGGAGAAAACTATTTACGTATTCTTTATAATCCGTGATCAAATCATGGCGAAAACCAAATACATCCATCCTGAACCCCGTCAATGAGAGTTTTCGATTTTACCCCAAATGACATGTAAAAATCAGCTGGTCATTTTAGCAAGCACTTTTTCTTATAATAATTATTTTAAAATTGAAACGCAAGGATTTTGCAAAACGATTTTGCATTGTTGGGTCATGACTTTTTATATAAGATACTGTTAAATTTGAATACGATATTGAATGTGCTCAGGTTTACTGATTGTGATTATCATCTGATGATATGAGTTAAGGTATATTCGATTTTAAAATGATTTGAATTTATTCATCTAAATGAATATCTTTAGGTATGGGAATGTTCACTCGGTCTGTAAAATATCCGAGACAGACTGACATCCAGCGTTTTTTAGGTTGAGTAATTAACGAGTTGTTTTTTAATTTTGTGAAAAGTACTATTTTTCTATAAAGCTTGATCTCAAGAAAAAGAGTCACAGATTCTTGTATGAATGATAAAATAAAACTCTACCCAAAACCGGAGGCACCGCATCATGCTCAACCTCACTCGTCTCTGCATTTTTATCGACTATGACAATTTTACCATCTCTTACGGGAGCGCACATCATGTTAAACGCAAAGACATTGATGTGTGGGATACGCTGAACAGCAACTTGATCAAGTTATATGCGGAAGCATTTTGCAATCCGGAATTTGAGCGTGTTGTTCATTGCGGCACTTATGTGTGTGTCGGAGTGGGAGAACACAGATTGACGAACAAAGAAATGCAACTGCGAAAATTTTTCAAATCATTGGATCGGGAGCAGGGGTATATTTTTAAATACGGACACCGCAAGCCGCCAAAACAGAAAGATGGACAGGTACAGCTCGGAGAGGAAAAAGGTGTTGATGCTGAAATAATATGCCAGATGTTGATGGGGGCGTTTCTCGATCATTATGATGTCTGTATTCTGATGAGTGATGATTCTGATTATCTTCCCGCGGTTCACCGTGTACAAGATTATTTCAATAAAAAAGTCATCCAGGCCGGATTTCATGACAGCCGGTTGAGAAATCAGTCCTATGGGCATATAGCGCTTGAAGAGGCCGGCAAGATGTTGGATGTGTCTGGATAACACCATATACATCACAGGTCTTTTAAATTACACTCCAGGTGTTAAATATGACACTCAAAGTTCTCTTTTTATTGCCGTATCCTGGTATTTCATGACAAAATAGATGAATTAAGGAATGTATGCAAACTACTGATTATAAATAATTAAGTCGATTATTTGTTGCGATCCTTTTTTCATGGCATCAATATTGCTTGTTACTCAAGCAATATTAAGAATAGGATAAAAGATGTCGGATATTTATCTTGATAACAATGCGACCACCGAACCACTGCCTACAGTAAAGGAAGCTGTTATCAACACATTCAAGGTTTTTGGCAATCCATCCAGCCCTCATGCAGCAGGTATTAAAGCCAGAAAGCTCATTGAAGAAGCAAGGGCGCATGTTGCTGATATGATCAAGGCTGAACCGCATGAGATTGTTTTCACTTCCGGCGGTACGGAGAGCATTGTCACAAGTTTTAAAAGCGCACTCCAGAGACATGATAAACAGAGACGATCTGTTATTGTTTCATCTGTGGAACATACAGCAGTGATGGAAACAGCGGCCGAATATAAAAATCATGGATACTCGATTGATTATGTGCCTGTTGATTATAAAGGCCAAATCAGTATGGAAGCATTGGAAGAACGTTTAAAAGAAAATCCCAACGCGTTTGTGTCCATCATGTATGCCAATAATGAAACCGGTGTTATTTTTCCGGTTGAAGAAATATCAAATTTGGCGAAAAAATATAATGCTGTTCTTCATATTGATGCTGTTCAGGCGGCCGGTAAACTGCCTGTTGATATAAAAAAAATACAATGTGATTATTTGAGTCTCTCGGCTCACAAGTTTCATGGTCTCAAAGGAACGGGCGCACTGTATGTTAACAGGAAGGCGCACATCAATCCATTTTTATCCGGACATCAGGAATCTAAACGCCGCGGCGGCACAGAGAATGTACCGGGTATTGTTGCAATGGGTGTTGCAGCCAAAGAGGTTCATAATAATATTGATAAAGATATGCAGCACATGAAAACCTTGCGCGATCGGTTACAGAATAAATTGTTAAATGACATAAAAGGGTCTGTGGTAAATGGAGACCCGCAGCAACGCATCTGTAATACGTTGAACCTGCAGGTCCCCTATAAGGATGCCGCGATGCTGGTTGAAGCTTTGAGTCATAAAGGTGTTTATGTTTCCACCGGAGCCGCCTGTACAACGGGCGGAGAGCCGTCGCATGTGTTGGCCGCAATGGGACTTGAAGAAAGTGAGGTGAACAGATCATTAAGAATTAGTACAAGCAGGTTAACAAACGTATCTGATATTGAACAAGCGCTCGAAATAATGATAGAGACTGAAAGAAATAGTATAAATGTGTATAATTAACAAAAGGTGTGTAAAATGACTCTTGGTACTATTGATATTATTGGTATAATTTTATATTTTTCAGTTCTAGGAATTTTCGCCTACTTTACAAGACGAACGAAATCTTTTTCTGAATTTTCTATAGCTAAGCATTCTGTACCGGCTGCAATGATATTTGCCAGTATAGCGGCTACCTATGTTGGCCCAGGATTCGCTGTTGGTATGACAAGTAAAGGGTATAGTGCAGGTTATGCTTTCTATTTTTTTACATTTGCATATGTGTTGCAAACCATAATCGTTGGACTTTTTATAGCACCAAGACTCACTGAAAAGTTCAGGGATTGCTATACGCTTGGTGATGTAATGGAAAAATGTTATGGCAAATTTGCACATTTATTAGCTGGAATAGTATCTGTAGGATTATGTATTGGATTTAGTGGTATTATGGCTAAAATTGGTGGTTCGATGTTACAGGCTATTACTGGTTGGGATTTAATGTTATGTATCGTTATAATAACTTTTATGACAGGTTTATATACGATGACCGGAGGAATTCGTGCATCTATTGCTACGGATGCTTTGCAGTTTGGATTATTCAGTATAATCATACCTGTCATGTTGATTCTTGCCTTCATAAAAATGCCGGAATCAGCTGATGTTGTGATGACAAATGCTAAAGAATTAACAGCTAATAGTTTTAAGAGTTTCACTATTCTCCAAATTATTGCCATTGTAATATCCTTTCTTCTGGGTGAAACACTTATCCCCCCTTATGCAAATCGTGCACTCGCTTCAAAATCAACGATTGATTCAAAAAAAGGATTTTCTTTTGCAGGTGCTTTTGGTGTAATCTGGTTAGCAATTGTTATTACATTAGGAATAATAGGGCATAGTTTTGTTCCTGAAGGGACAAAACCTGATGATGTATTTCTGGTTATAGGTAGCATATTGATGCCACCAGGAGCATTTGGCTTACTACTTGCTTCTTTGATTGCTATTGTCATGTCTAGTCAGGACTCTGTAATTAATGCCGGTTCGGTATCTATTGTAAGAGATATTATTGGCTTTAGGAAACAGCCTAGTGAGAAAAGTTCACTATTTTTAGGACGAGCAGGTACCGTATTAATAGTTGTCATTGCAACCGTTGTGGCTCGCTATGCACCGTCAATTATAGACGGTCTTTTAATTTGTTATTCTATTTGGGCACCGGCACTTTTATTACCCTTAATACTCGGACTGTTTTTAAAACGGACTGTTCATCTTGCGGGTTGGTTATCAATGCTCGGTGGTGGTATTACTTCGATACTCTGGCAAACGGTATGGAACGAGCCTGAAGGCATTCCGGCGATAATAGCAGGAC from candidate division KSB1 bacterium includes these protein-coding regions:
- a CDS encoding NYN domain-containing protein, with translation MLNLTRLCIFIDYDNFTISYGSAHHVKRKDIDVWDTLNSNLIKLYAEAFCNPEFERVVHCGTYVCVGVGEHRLTNKEMQLRKFFKSLDREQGYIFKYGHRKPPKQKDGQVQLGEEKGVDAEIICQMLMGAFLDHYDVCILMSDDSDYLPAVHRVQDYFNKKVIQAGFHDSRLRNQSYGHIALEEAGKMLDVSG
- a CDS encoding sodium:solute symporter family protein — protein: MTLGTIDIIGIILYFSVLGIFAYFTRRTKSFSEFSIAKHSVPAAMIFASIAATYVGPGFAVGMTSKGYSAGYAFYFFTFAYVLQTIIVGLFIAPRLTEKFRDCYTLGDVMEKCYGKFAHLLAGIVSVGLCIGFSGIMAKIGGSMLQAITGWDLMLCIVIITFMTGLYTMTGGIRASIATDALQFGLFSIIIPVMLILAFIKMPESADVVMTNAKELTANSFKSFTILQIIAIVISFLLGETLIPPYANRALASKSTIDSKKGFSFAGAFGVIWLAIVITLGIIGHSFVPEGTKPDDVFLVIGSILMPPGAFGLLLASLIAIVMSSQDSVINAGSVSIVRDIIGFRKQPSEKSSLFLGRAGTVLIVVIATVVARYAPSIIDGLLICYSIWAPALLLPLILGLFLKRTVHLAGWLSMLGGGITSILWQTVWNEPEGIPAIIAGLLIGGMTYFIGYMLGSRKTTLSGGAK
- a CDS encoding cysteine desulfurase family protein, whose translation is MSDIYLDNNATTEPLPTVKEAVINTFKVFGNPSSPHAAGIKARKLIEEARAHVADMIKAEPHEIVFTSGGTESIVTSFKSALQRHDKQRRSVIVSSVEHTAVMETAAEYKNHGYSIDYVPVDYKGQISMEALEERLKENPNAFVSIMYANNETGVIFPVEEISNLAKKYNAVLHIDAVQAAGKLPVDIKKIQCDYLSLSAHKFHGLKGTGALYVNRKAHINPFLSGHQESKRRGGTENVPGIVAMGVAAKEVHNNIDKDMQHMKTLRDRLQNKLLNDIKGSVVNGDPQQRICNTLNLQVPYKDAAMLVEALSHKGVYVSTGAACTTGGEPSHVLAAMGLEESEVNRSLRISTSRLTNVSDIEQALEIMIETERNSINVYN
- a CDS encoding DEAD/DEAH box helicase — encoded protein: MDVFGFRHDLITDYKEYVNSFLQIQDTQINEYVSRKLQQGSLWPEPLIQLNPSFESGEWVDELVDQNVLHPECRRIFRKKSDAQDKGKPLHLHLHQAQAIKTAQSNDSYVLTTGTGSGKSLAYIIPIVDSIVRQGSGKGIKAIIVYPMNALANSQFGELEKFIQWGYSKNNYPVKFAKYTGQESDETRREIIKNPPDILLTNYVMLELILTRLDERKLIEAASGLNYLVLDTGCTHIADGKVRMFRFWCGGFERLLQLITYSV